A window of Pseudomonas denitrificans (nom. rej.) genomic DNA:
CGTGCGCGGTCGCCGGCGCGGCCTTCGACGTGATCAATACCCCGGAAGTGCTCGAAGGCGTGAAGGCCAAGCATGAGCGCTTCAAGGTCCGCCTGGAAAAGATCGCCGCCGAGTACGGCATCTTCACCCAGGTCCGCGGCATGGGCATGCTGATCGGCGCGGTGCTCAACGATGCCTTCAAGGGCAAGGCCAAAGACGTGCTCAACGCTGCCGAGAAGGAAGGCGTGATGGTCCTGCAGGCCGGCCCGGACGTGGTGCGCTTCGCCCCCAGCCTGGTGATCCCGGACGCGGACATCGACGAAGGCCTGGATCGCCTCGAGCGCGCCATCGCCAAGCTGACCCGCGGCTGATCCGCCGGCTACGCTGAACCGGCTGGGCCCGCGCCTCGCCGCTCAACCGGTCGGATCGTCCCGGCCGGTTCTTCGAATGCCCCTATGTGCGCGGCACAGGCCGTGTCGCGCCCATGATTCATCAACCAAGAATCACAATTTTTGTCTGGTTAGAGGAGTGACGCCATGCTGGTGATGCGCCCCGCCCAAGTGGCCGACCTGCAGCAAGTGCAGCGTCTCGCCGCGGACAGCCCGGTCGGCGTCACGTCGCTGCCGGACGACGCGGAACGCCTGCGCGAGAAGATACTTGCCTCGGAGGCTTCGTTTACCGCCGAAGTGAGCTTCAACGGTGAAGAGAGCTACTTCTTCGTGCTCGAGGACAGTGAGACCGGCCGCCTCGTCGGCTGCTCGGCCATTGTCGCCTCGGCCGGTTTCTCCGAGCCGTTCTACAGCTTCCGCAACGAGACCTTCGTGCACGCTTCCCGCGAGCTGAAGATCCACAACAAGATCCACGTCCTCTCGCTGTGCCATGACCTCACCGGCAACAGCCTGCTGACCAGCTTCTACGTCGAGCGCGACCTGGTGAACACGCCGATCGCCGAGCTCAACTCCCGTGGCCGCCTGCTGTTCATGGCCAGCCATCCGGAGCGCTTCGCCGATGCGGTGGTCGTGGAGATCGTCGGCTACAGCGACGATCAGGGCCAGTCGCCGTTCTGGAACGCCATCGGTCGCAACTTCTTCGACCTCGACTACACCGAGGCCGAGAAGCTTTCCGGGCTGAAGAGCCGCACCTTCCTCGCCGAGCTGATGCCGCACTACCCGATCTATGTGCCGCTGCTGCCAGACGAGGCGCAGGAGGCGATGGGCCAGGTGCATCCGCGTGCGCAGATCACCTTCGACATCCTGATGCGCGACGGCTTCGAGTCCGAGAACTACGTGGACATCTTCGATGGCGGCCCGGCGCTGCATGCGCGCACTTCGAACATCCGCTCCATCGCGCAGAGCCGGCAGGTGCCGGTGCGTATTGGCGAGGGCGGCAAGGGTAACCGTGGTTACCTCGTCACCAACGGCCAGCTGCAGGATTTCCGCGCCATTGTCGCCGAACTCGACTGGGTGCCGGGCAAGCCCGTCACCCTGAATCAGGAAACCGCCGATGCCCTGGGCATCGGCGAGGGCGCCAGCGTGCGCCTGGTTGCGATCTGAGGGGAGAGAGCATGATCGTCCGTCCCGTAACCAGTGCCGACCTGCCGGCTCTGTTTGACCTGGCGCGCAGCACCGGCACCGGCCTGACCACGCTGCCGGCCAACGAGCAGCGCCTGCAGCACCGTGTGAGCTGGGCCGAGAAGGCCTTCCGCGGCGAAGCCGAGCGCGCCGATGCCGACTACCTGTTCGTGCTGGAGAACGACGAAGGCAAGGTCGTCGGCATCTCCGCCGTGGCCGGCGCCGTCGGCCTGCGCGAGCCCTGGTACAACTACCGTGTCGGCCTCACCGTCAGCGCCTCCCAGGAGCTGGGCATCCACCGCGAGATTCCCACGCTGTTCCTGGCCAACGACCTCACCGGGCAGTCCGAACTGTGCTCGCTGTTCCTGCATGCCGATCATCGCGCCGGCCTGAACGGTCGCCTGCTGTCCAAGGCGCGCTTCCTGTTCATCGCCGAGTTCCGCGAACTGTTCGGTGACAAGGTGATCGCCGAGATGCGCGGCATGTCCGATGCCGCCGGGCGTTCGCCGTTCTGGGAAAGCCTGGGCCGGCACTTCTTCAAGATGGAATTCAGCCAGGCCGACTACCTGACCGGCGTGGGCAACAAGGCCTTCATCGCCGAACTGATGCCCAAGTTCCCGCTCTACACCTGCTTCCTCTCGGAAGAGGCACGCTCGGTGATCGGCCGCGTGCACTCCGATACCGAGCCGGCGCTGGCCATGCTCAAGGCCGAGGGCTTCAGCTATCAGGGCTACGTCGACATCTTCGACGCCGGTCCGGCCATCGAGGCGCCGACCGAGAAGGTCCGCGCCATTGCCGACAGCCAGAACCTGGTGCTGGCGATCGGCACGCCGGGCGACGACGCCGAGCCTTACCTGATCCACAACCGCAAGCGCGAGGAGTGCCGTATCACCGCGGCCCCGGCGCGCGTGGCCGCCGGCTCGCTGGTGGTCGATGCGCAGACCGCCAAGCGCCTGCGCCTGTCCGCCGGGGCCTCGGTCCGCGCGGTGCCCCTCTCCGGAAAACGCAACTGATGCCGCCCGGCGTCAGGGGAGCCTGATGATGAATACCCACTACATTGCCGGCCAGTGGCTGGCGGGCGAAGGCGAGCCTCTGGAATCGCTGTGTCCGGTCAGCCAGAACGTAGTCTGGTCCGGCCGCGCCGCTTCCGAGTCGCAAGTCGCTGCCGCCGTCGCCGCCGCGCGCAGTGCCTTCCCGGCCTGGGCCCGTCGCCCGGTGGAAGAGCGCATCGCCGTGCTGGAGCGCTTTGCCGCTGCCCTCAAGGGCCGTTCCGAGGAGCTCGCCCGTGCCATCGGCGAGGAAACCGGCAAGCCGTTGTGGGAAGCTGCCACCGAAGTGACCAGCATGGTCAACAAGGTTGCCATCTCGGTCCAGGCCTTCCGTGAGCGTACCGGCGAGAAGAGCGGCCCGCTGGCCGACGCCACCGCCGTGCTGCGCCACAAGCCCCATGGCGTGGTCGCCGTGTTCGGCCCGTACAACTTCCCCGGCCACCTGCCCAACGGCCACATCGTGCCGGCCCTGCTGGCCGGCAATGCCGTGGTGTTCAAGCCCAGCGAGCTGACTCCCAAGGTCGCCGAGCTGACCCTGCAGGCCTGGATCGAGTCGGGCATTCCCTCTGGTGTGATCAACCTGGTGCAGGGCGCCCGCGATACCGGCGTGGCTCTGGCGGGCAATGACGACATCGATGGCCTGTTCTTCACCGGCTCCAGCCGCACCGGCAACCTGCTGCACAGCCAGTTCGGCGGTCGCCCGCAGAAAATCCTGGCGCTGGAAATGGGCGGCAATAACCCGCTGATCGTCGACGAAGTGAAGGACGTGGATGCTGCCGTCTACACCATCATCCAGTCCGCCTTCATTTCCGCCGGCCAGCGCTGCACCTGCGCCCGCCGCCTGCTGGTACCGCAGGGCGCCTGGGGCGACGCGCTGATCGAGCGCCTGGTGGCCGTGGCCGCGACCATCAAGGTCGGCGCCTTCGATGAGCAACCGGCGCCCTTCATGGGCTCGGTGATCTCGCTGGCCGCCGCCGAGCATCTGATCAAGGCCCAGGAACAACTGCTGGCCAAGGGCGCCAAGCCGCTGCTGGCGATGACCCAGCCGCTGGCCACCGCCGCGCTGCTGACTCCCGGCATCCTCGACGTGAGCGCCGTCAGCGAGCGTCCGGACGAAGAGTTCTTCGGCCCGCTGCTGCAAGTGATCCGCTATGCCGATTTCGACGCCGCCGTGCGTGAAGCCAACGCCACCCAGTACGGCCTCGCCGCCGGCCTGCTGTCGGATTCCCGCGAGCGCTACGAGGACTTCCTCATCGAGAGCCGCGCCGGCATCGTCAACTGGAACAAGCAACTGACCGGCGCCGCCAGCAGCGCGCCGTTCGGCGGCATCGGCGCCTCCGGCAACCACCGCCCGAGCGCCTACTACGCAGCCGACTACTGCGCGTACCCGGTCGCCTCGCTGGAAAGCGACAGCCTGAGCCTGCCTGCAACCCTGACTCCGGGAGTGAGCCTGTGATGACCGCCTATGAAATGAACTTCGATGGTCTGGTCGGGCCGACGCACAACTACGGCGGCCTGTCCTACGGCAACGTCGCCTCGCAGAGCAATAGCCAGGCCGCGTCCAACCCGCGCGAAGCGGCGAAGCAGGGCCTGTCGAAGATGAAGGCGCTGATGGAGATGGGCTTCAAGCAGGGCGTGTTCGCCCCGCAGGAGCGTCCGGCCGTTGCCTCGCTGCGCGCCCTGGGCTTCTCCGGCAGCGACGCCGAAGTGATCGCCAGGGCGGCGAAAGAGGCCATGCCGCTGCTCGCCGCCGTCAGCTCGGCGTCCTGCATGTGGACCGCCAACGCCGCCACCGTCAGCCCCGGTGCCGACACGGCCGATGGCCGCGTGCACTTCACCGCCGCCAACCTGAACTGCAAGTTCCACCGCTCCATCGAGCATCCGCAGACCAGCCGTATCCTCGCGGCGATGTTCAATGACGAGCAGCACTTCGCCCACCACGCCGCGCTGCCGGCGGTCGCCCAGTTCGGCGATGAGGGCGCGGCCAACCACACGCGTTTCTGCAAATCCTATGGCGAGGCCGGCGTCGAGTTCTTCGTGTTCGGTCGCAGCGCCTTCGACAGCCGCTTCCCGGCACCGCAGCGCTACCCGGCGCGTCAGACCCTGGAAGCCTGCCAGGCGGTCGCCCGCCTGCACGGCCTGAGCGATGACGGCGTGGTCTACGCCCAGCAGAACCCGGCGGTAATCGACCAGGGCGTGTTCCACAACGACGTGATCGCGGTCGGCAACGGCGAAGTGCTGTTCCACCACGAAGACGCCTTCCTCGACACCGAGCGCGTGCTTGCCGAGCTGCACGACAAGCTGGGGCGCCGTGGCGGTCGCTTCCGCGCCGTGTGCGTGCCGCGCGACCAGGTCACCGTCGAGGACGCGGTGAAGTCCTACCTGTTCAACAGCCAGCTGCTCACCCGTGCCGACGGCAACATGCTGCTGATCGTCCCGGAGGAGTGCCGCAAGAACGAGCGCGTGTGGCAATACCTCTCGCGTCTGACCGCCGAGGACGGCCCGATCCGCGAGGTGAAGGTGTTCGACCTCAAGCAGAGCATGCAGAACGGCGGTGGACCCGCCTGCCTGCGCCTGCGCGTGGCGCTCAGCGACGCCGAGCTGGTTGCGGTCAATCCGGGCGTGATCATGACCCCGACCCTGCACGACACCTTGGTCACCTGGGTCGACAAGCATTACCGCGATCGCCTGGCCGAAACCGACCTGGCCGATCCGCAATTGCTCGTCGAGTGCCGGACGGCGTTGGATGAATTGAGCCAGATCCTTAAACTGGGCTCGGTTTATCCCTTCCAGCAGATTTGAGTAACTGACATGACCGAAAGCCTCCCGCTGATTCTCGAAGACAACAAGGGCGAGCGCCGCGAGACCCACACCGCGCGCCTGGCCATCCGCCTGGAAGGGCGCGAGCTGTGGCTGGAGGCCGACGGCAAGGGCGGCCTTACGATCTACGCCGACTCCCATGAGGACGACGCCGAGATCCCGCTGCTGGTGGTGCGCCCGCAGGCGGTGAACCAGTTGGGCCTGAGCCTCGAGCTGGAAGCCGCCGAAGTCCACGAACATGGTCCAGACTGTGGATGTGACCATCACCACTGATCGCGGAGTCCGTGGCCGCTCCGGCCGCGGGGAATGATGGAGGCGTCCGCATGCTAGCTCTGGGCAAACTGCTCGAACTGACCCTCGCCGGCCGTGAGCCGACGGAAAAGATTCAGCTCACCGCGGACGGCACCCGTCTGCACTGGCTGGCTGAAGGCGCCCTCGAAGTCACTCCGCCGGTGGCGCGCGACAATGGCCGCGACCTGCTGCTCTCGGCAGGTATCCACGGCAACGAGACGGCCCCCATCGAACTGCTCGACCGACTGGTGCACCGCATCGCCCGTGGCGAGCTGAAGCCGGCGTCGCGGGTGCTGTTCCTGCTCGGCAATCCCGAGGCCATGCGCCGTGGCGAGCGTTACCTGGAACAGGACATCAACCGCCTGTTCTGCGGTCGCCACGAGGAGGGCAGCGGCAACGAGGCCCTGCGTGCGTCGGAGCTGGAGCGTCTGGCTGCCGCGTTCTTCGCCCGTGAGGGCCGCCCGCGCCTGCACTACGACCTGCACACGGCCATCCGAGGTTCGAAGATCGAGCAGTTCGCGCTCTACCCCTGGGCCAGCGGCCGCGAGCACTCCCGCGACGAGCTGGCGCGCCTGCGCAGCGCCGGCATCGATGCGGTACTGCTGCAAAGCAAGCCGGGCATCACCTTCAGCGCCTACACCTACAGCCAGCTCGGCGCCGAGGCGTTCACCCTGGAACTGGGCAAGGCGCGGCCGTTCGGCCAGAACCAGGCGGTGAACCTGGATCGCCTCGAAGCGATGCTGCAGGGCGTGATCAGCGGCCAGGAAGCGGACGGCGCACAGCTCGACGGCCTGCAACTGTTCGCGGTCTCCCGCGAAGTGATCAAGCACAGCGACCACTTCCGCCTGCACCTGGACGACGCGGTGGACAATTTCACCGAGCTGGACCACGGCTTCCTGCTCGCCGAGGACATCGGCGGCACCCGCTGGATCGTGGAAGAGCAGGGCGCGCGGATCATCTTCCCCAACCCGCGGGTGAAGAACGGCCTGCGCGCCGGCATCCTGGTCATTCCCACCGAGCTCTGATCTCCCCGGCGCGCGCCCATCGCGCGCCTTGTTTCCCCTCTGGCGAGCGCTTAGCATCGGCCCTTTGAGCCTGATGCCCGAGGAGCCTTGCCATGTCCATCATCGACCTTCGCAGCGACACCGTGACCCTGCCCACCGCCGGCATGCGCGAGGCGATGGCGCGGGCCGAGCTGGGCGATGACGTCTACGGCGAAGACCCGACGGTGAACCGCCTGGAAGCGACCCTGGCCGAGCGCCTGGGCTTCGCCGCCGCGCTGTTCGTGCCCACTGGCACCATGAGCAACCTGCTCGGCCTGATGGCCCATTGCGGCCGGGGCGACGAGTACATCGTCGGCCAGCAGGCGCACACCTATAAATATGAAGGCGGCGGCGCTGCGGTCCTGGGCTCGATCCAGCCGCAAC
This region includes:
- the aruF gene encoding arginine/ornithine succinyltransferase subunit alpha, which gives rise to MLVMRPAQVADLQQVQRLAADSPVGVTSLPDDAERLREKILASEASFTAEVSFNGEESYFFVLEDSETGRLVGCSAIVASAGFSEPFYSFRNETFVHASRELKIHNKIHVLSLCHDLTGNSLLTSFYVERDLVNTPIAELNSRGRLLFMASHPERFADAVVVEIVGYSDDQGQSPFWNAIGRNFFDLDYTEAEKLSGLKSRTFLAELMPHYPIYVPLLPDEAQEAMGQVHPRAQITFDILMRDGFESENYVDIFDGGPALHARTSNIRSIAQSRQVPVRIGEGGKGNRGYLVTNGQLQDFRAIVAELDWVPGKPVTLNQETADALGIGEGASVRLVAI
- the astA gene encoding arginine N-succinyltransferase, encoding MIVRPVTSADLPALFDLARSTGTGLTTLPANEQRLQHRVSWAEKAFRGEAERADADYLFVLENDEGKVVGISAVAGAVGLREPWYNYRVGLTVSASQELGIHREIPTLFLANDLTGQSELCSLFLHADHRAGLNGRLLSKARFLFIAEFRELFGDKVIAEMRGMSDAAGRSPFWESLGRHFFKMEFSQADYLTGVGNKAFIAELMPKFPLYTCFLSEEARSVIGRVHSDTEPALAMLKAEGFSYQGYVDIFDAGPAIEAPTEKVRAIADSQNLVLAIGTPGDDAEPYLIHNRKREECRITAAPARVAAGSLVVDAQTAKRLRLSAGASVRAVPLSGKRN
- the astD gene encoding succinylglutamate-semialdehyde dehydrogenase, which produces MMNTHYIAGQWLAGEGEPLESLCPVSQNVVWSGRAASESQVAAAVAAARSAFPAWARRPVEERIAVLERFAAALKGRSEELARAIGEETGKPLWEAATEVTSMVNKVAISVQAFRERTGEKSGPLADATAVLRHKPHGVVAVFGPYNFPGHLPNGHIVPALLAGNAVVFKPSELTPKVAELTLQAWIESGIPSGVINLVQGARDTGVALAGNDDIDGLFFTGSSRTGNLLHSQFGGRPQKILALEMGGNNPLIVDEVKDVDAAVYTIIQSAFISAGQRCTCARRLLVPQGAWGDALIERLVAVAATIKVGAFDEQPAPFMGSVISLAAAEHLIKAQEQLLAKGAKPLLAMTQPLATAALLTPGILDVSAVSERPDEEFFGPLLQVIRYADFDAAVREANATQYGLAAGLLSDSRERYEDFLIESRAGIVNWNKQLTGAASSAPFGGIGASGNHRPSAYYAADYCAYPVASLESDSLSLPATLTPGVSL
- the astB gene encoding N-succinylarginine dihydrolase, with the translated sequence MTAYEMNFDGLVGPTHNYGGLSYGNVASQSNSQAASNPREAAKQGLSKMKALMEMGFKQGVFAPQERPAVASLRALGFSGSDAEVIARAAKEAMPLLAAVSSASCMWTANAATVSPGADTADGRVHFTAANLNCKFHRSIEHPQTSRILAAMFNDEQHFAHHAALPAVAQFGDEGAANHTRFCKSYGEAGVEFFVFGRSAFDSRFPAPQRYPARQTLEACQAVARLHGLSDDGVVYAQQNPAVIDQGVFHNDVIAVGNGEVLFHHEDAFLDTERVLAELHDKLGRRGGRFRAVCVPRDQVTVEDAVKSYLFNSQLLTRADGNMLLIVPEECRKNERVWQYLSRLTAEDGPIREVKVFDLKQSMQNGGGPACLRLRVALSDAELVAVNPGVIMTPTLHDTLVTWVDKHYRDRLAETDLADPQLLVECRTALDELSQILKLGSVYPFQQI
- a CDS encoding GTPase — protein: MTESLPLILEDNKGERRETHTARLAIRLEGRELWLEADGKGGLTIYADSHEDDAEIPLLVVRPQAVNQLGLSLELEAAEVHEHGPDCGCDHHH
- the astE gene encoding succinylglutamate desuccinylase — protein: MLALGKLLELTLAGREPTEKIQLTADGTRLHWLAEGALEVTPPVARDNGRDLLLSAGIHGNETAPIELLDRLVHRIARGELKPASRVLFLLGNPEAMRRGERYLEQDINRLFCGRHEEGSGNEALRASELERLAAAFFAREGRPRLHYDLHTAIRGSKIEQFALYPWASGREHSRDELARLRSAGIDAVLLQSKPGITFSAYTYSQLGAEAFTLELGKARPFGQNQAVNLDRLEAMLQGVISGQEADGAQLDGLQLFAVSREVIKHSDHFRLHLDDAVDNFTELDHGFLLAEDIGGTRWIVEEQGARIIFPNPRVKNGLRAGILVIPTEL